The Anabaena sp. WA102 genome contains a region encoding:
- a CDS encoding GNAT family N-acetyltransferase, producing MNNSSITITQLSDTDLGELRKISREIWYSYYSTILSHAQIEYMLTKMYGTGVIENEIHHQGIFYDQVLHNSELVGYLSYSSETMNNMSYLKLHKCYLLPSLHGFGYGQKMLFHVYQKAQAMNLKQIILNVNKRNEKGIKAYSRFGFKIIDSQIKDFGSGFVLDDYIMGYDI from the coding sequence ATGAATAATTCATCAATTACCATTACTCAGTTATCAGATACAGATTTGGGAGAACTCAGAAAAATCAGTCGAGAAATTTGGTATAGCTACTATTCGACAATTCTCAGTCATGCACAAATCGAATATATGCTCACTAAAATGTATGGAACAGGAGTAATTGAAAACGAAATTCATCACCAAGGAATATTTTATGATCAAGTTTTACATAATTCTGAATTAGTTGGTTATTTATCTTATAGTTCAGAAACGATGAATAATATGAGTTATTTAAAACTACATAAATGTTACTTATTGCCATCACTGCATGGTTTTGGCTATGGTCAAAAGATGTTATTCCATGTTTACCAAAAAGCCCAAGCAATGAACCTAAAACAAATAATCCTCAATGTTAACAAAAGGAATGAAAAAGGTATTAAAGCCTATTCTCGATTTGGTTTTAAAATTATTGATAGTCAGATAAAAGATTTTGGTAGTGGATTTGTATTGGATGATTACATCATGGGTTATGATATTTGA
- a CDS encoding type II toxin-antitoxin system VapC family toxin: MMFLIDTHTFIWYVTDNSRLSNQVLELINDENNQIFLSIASVWEMGIKHGLGKLTFNLPFETFIRQQISINDFTVLDIKISHITAINQLPLHHRDPFDRMLIAQAMVENMPIISADTIFDTYPVQRLW; encoded by the coding sequence ATGATGTTTTTGATAGATACACATACATTTATTTGGTATGTAACAGATAATTCTCGACTTAGTAATCAAGTTTTAGAATTGATCAACGATGAGAATAATCAGATTTTTTTGAGTATCGCTAGTGTTTGGGAAATGGGAATCAAACACGGGTTAGGAAAGCTAACTTTTAATCTTCCATTTGAGACGTTTATAAGGCAGCAGATTAGTATTAATGACTTCACTGTGTTAGATATAAAAATCAGTCATATTACGGCTATTAATCAACTCCCTTTACATCATCGTGATCCTTTTGACAGAATGTTAATTGCACAGGCTATGGTAGAAAATATGCCTATAATAAGTGCTGATACAATTTTCGATACCTATCCCGTACAGCGTTTGTGGTGA
- a CDS encoding ligand-binding sensor domain-containing protein, with amino-acid sequence MSALLGLIALPSMITPATAQKVENKDNNPSLNQSKSTPTYEVAPPPERIKPLPNERQLQEGETPVDYRISNLLGDFTGNLWVGSWRGLSRINPNTGRVISRVSLPNIAISALVQDKVGRLWVGNNEGLTRVDPQTSQITAQNLLLPSKRVLSLLLDKRGYLWVGTDAGLTLVSPDQGLIMTTVKNMPGVSVNAMTLDADGQLWAGTLEGIVKVNTSSALLMKRIQNLPGGTVQTLAISPQGLIWAGMPNQLLVINPKNGIVLRSVTPLRGRNVTSVRFAKDGSVWVGTNNGLLRLNPYTGAVLDQVTGLPSSRVLTLAPDIGNKLWVGTTEGLAWLMPSVGTAQPHFGFGRYVK; translated from the coding sequence ATGTCCGCCTTGCTGGGATTAATCGCCTTACCAAGCATGATAACACCAGCTACAGCCCAAAAGGTTGAGAATAAAGACAACAATCCCAGTCTTAATCAATCCAAATCTACCCCCACTTATGAAGTGGCACCACCACCAGAACGAATCAAACCCTTACCTAACGAGAGACAATTGCAAGAGGGAGAAACACCAGTAGATTATCGCATTAGTAACTTATTGGGAGATTTCACTGGTAATCTGTGGGTAGGTTCGTGGCGCGGATTATCACGCATTAATCCCAATACAGGTAGGGTTATTTCCCGTGTGAGTTTACCAAATATTGCGATTAGTGCTTTAGTCCAAGATAAGGTAGGGCGTTTGTGGGTGGGAAATAATGAAGGTTTAACGAGAGTAGACCCCCAAACCAGTCAAATTACAGCCCAGAATTTATTATTACCCTCCAAGCGAGTATTATCACTGTTACTTGACAAACGCGGCTATTTGTGGGTAGGAACTGATGCTGGGTTAACTCTGGTTAGTCCCGACCAAGGTTTAATCATGACAACGGTTAAAAATATGCCCGGTGTCAGTGTTAATGCGATGACTTTAGATGCTGACGGTCAATTGTGGGCGGGGACGCTGGAGGGAATAGTCAAGGTGAATACTTCTAGTGCCTTACTGATGAAGAGAATCCAAAATCTACCGGGGGGAACTGTCCAAACTTTGGCTATTAGTCCCCAGGGGTTAATTTGGGCGGGTATGCCAAATCAATTGTTGGTGATTAACCCCAAAAATGGTATTGTGTTAAGGTCTGTGACTCCTCTACGTGGACGCAACGTGACATCGGTTAGGTTTGCCAAGGATGGTAGTGTGTGGGTGGGTACTAATAATGGTTTGCTGCGATTGAACCCATATACGGGGGCAGTCTTAGACCAAGTTACGGGACTGCCTTCTAGTCGAGTTTTGACTTTGGCACCGGATATTGGTAATAAGTTATGGGTGGGAACAACGGAGGGTTTAGCTTGGTTAATGCCTTCAGTGGGTACGGCTCAACCTCATTTTGGTTTTGGTCGGTATGTGAAGTAG
- a CDS encoding element excision factor XisI family protein, with product MSYVYGTIIHIDIRDEKIWIQRDFTIPWFSPLENSRN from the coding sequence GTGAGTTACGTTTATGGGACAATTATTCATATAGATATTAGAGATGAAAAAATTTGGATTCAGAGAGATTTTACAATCCCTTGGTTCTCTCCCCTTGAGAACAGCAGAAACTAA
- a CDS encoding DUF6888 family protein — MENCDIRFKIIYVTIEETTIYNPTAVQALTCLRVCEMLSNRLLDIHLVRFDEIERYVYILAGDEMEILIFPEGNWRFNDET; from the coding sequence ATCGAAAATTGCGACATTCGTTTTAAGATTATTTATGTCACAATTGAGGAAACTACCATTTATAATCCTACTGCTGTACAAGCCCTAACCTGTCTGAGGGTTTGTGAAATGCTGTCTAACCGCCTTCTAGACATCCACTTGGTTCGATTTGATGAAATTGAGCGATATGTATACATTCTTGCAGGCGATGAAATGGAAATTTTAATCTTCCCTGAAGGAAATTGGAGGTTTAATGATGAAACCTAA
- a CDS encoding form I ribulose bisphosphate carboxylase large subunit yields the protein MSYAQTKTQAKSGYQAGVKDYRLTYYTPDYTPKDTDLLAAFRMTPQPGVPPEEAGAAVAAESSTGTWTTVWTDLLTDLDRYKGRCYDIEPVPGEDNQYICYVAYPLDLFEEGSITNVLTSIVGNVFGFKALRALRLEDIRFPVAYIKTFQGPPHGIQVERDKLNKYGRPLLGCTIKPKLGLSAKNYGRAVYECLRGGLDFTKDDENINSAPFQRWRDRFLFVSEAINKAQAETGEIKGHYLNVTAPTCEQMIQRAEYAKELKQPIIMHDYLTAGFTANTTLSRWCRDNGILLHIHRAMHAVIDRQKNHGIHFRVLAKALRLSGGDHIHTGTVVGKLEGERGITMGFVDLLRENYIEQDKSRGIYFTQDWASLPGVMAVASGGIHVWHMPALVEIFGDDSVLQFGGGTLGHPWGNAPGATANRVALEAVVQARNEGRNLAREGNDIIREAAKWSPELAVACELWKEIKFEFEAMDTV from the coding sequence ATGTCTTACGCGCAAACTAAGACTCAGGCTAAGTCTGGGTACCAAGCTGGGGTTAAAGATTACAGACTAACTTATTACACACCTGATTACACTCCTAAAGATACAGATTTATTGGCAGCTTTCCGGATGACTCCCCAACCCGGAGTTCCTCCTGAAGAAGCCGGTGCGGCAGTAGCTGCTGAGTCTTCCACTGGTACTTGGACAACAGTATGGACAGACTTGCTCACCGACCTAGATCGCTACAAAGGTCGTTGTTACGACATCGAACCAGTTCCCGGTGAAGATAACCAATATATTTGTTATGTTGCTTATCCTTTGGACTTGTTTGAAGAGGGTTCTATCACCAACGTACTAACCTCCATCGTAGGTAACGTATTTGGTTTTAAAGCTTTACGGGCATTACGTTTGGAAGACATTCGTTTCCCTGTAGCTTACATCAAGACTTTCCAAGGACCTCCTCACGGTATCCAAGTAGAGCGCGACAAATTGAACAAATATGGTCGTCCTCTGTTGGGTTGTACAATCAAACCCAAATTAGGTCTTTCCGCTAAAAACTACGGACGCGCAGTTTACGAATGTTTACGTGGTGGTTTGGACTTCACCAAAGACGACGAAAACATCAACTCTGCTCCATTCCAAAGATGGCGCGATCGCTTCTTGTTTGTATCTGAAGCTATCAACAAAGCACAAGCAGAAACAGGCGAAATCAAGGGTCACTACCTGAACGTTACCGCTCCTACCTGCGAACAAATGATCCAACGGGCTGAGTACGCTAAAGAACTCAAACAGCCCATCATCATGCACGATTACCTGACCGCAGGTTTCACCGCTAACACCACATTGTCTCGCTGGTGTCGTGATAACGGTATTTTGTTGCACATTCACCGGGCTATGCACGCTGTAATTGACCGTCAGAAGAACCACGGTATTCACTTCCGCGTATTAGCTAAAGCTCTCCGCTTGTCTGGTGGTGACCACATTCACACCGGTACAGTAGTTGGTAAGTTAGAAGGTGAACGGGGAATCACAATGGGCTTCGTTGACCTATTGCGTGAAAACTACATCGAGCAAGACAAGTCTCGTGGTATTTACTTTACCCAAGACTGGGCTTCTTTACCCGGTGTAATGGCAGTTGCTTCTGGTGGTATCCACGTATGGCATATGCCCGCGTTGGTAGAAATCTTTGGTGATGACTCCGTACTACAATTCGGTGGTGGTACTCTCGGACATCCTTGGGGTAACGCTCCTGGTGCTACAGCTAACCGCGTAGCTCTAGAAGCAGTTGTTCAAGCTCGTAACGAAGGTCGTAACTTGGCTCGTGAAGGTAACGATATTATCCGCGAAGCTGCTAAGTGGTCTCCTGAGTTGGCTGTTGCTTGCGAACTGTGGAAAGAAATTAAGTTCGAGTTTGAAGCAATGGATACCGTCTGA
- a CDS encoding 2'-5' RNA ligase family protein: MSRFFVALLPPQNIQEYANEIKQYFADKYASYSAKKSPPHITLQPPFEWADYSLLSLETSLEAFAIQQQSISITFNGFAAFPPRVIYMDVVKSQALLNLQTDLVTHLETKLGIIDEVGKTRPFIPHLTVAFRDLTMENFRTAWPEFVQRQFYSECTATHLTLLLHDGNCWNIKSKFPFLPSGK; the protein is encoded by the coding sequence ATGAGTCGCTTTTTCGTTGCCCTCTTACCACCACAAAATATCCAAGAATATGCAAACGAAATTAAACAGTATTTTGCAGATAAATATGCCTCCTACAGTGCTAAAAAATCACCCCCCCATATTACCTTACAGCCGCCCTTTGAATGGGCAGATTATTCCCTATTGAGTTTAGAAACATCCTTGGAAGCATTCGCTATTCAACAGCAATCAATTTCCATCACATTCAACGGGTTTGCTGCCTTTCCGCCTCGTGTTATATACATGGATGTAGTCAAAAGTCAAGCACTTTTGAATTTACAAACAGATTTAGTCACACATCTAGAAACCAAATTAGGGATTATTGATGAAGTCGGAAAAACTCGCCCCTTTATCCCCCATCTCACAGTAGCATTTCGGGATTTAACAATGGAGAACTTTCGGACTGCTTGGCCAGAATTTGTCCAGCGTCAGTTTTATTCTGAATGCACAGCAACTCATTTAACTCTACTCCTGCATGATGGCAACTGCTGGAATATTAAATCAAAATTTCCGTTTCTACCATCCGGCAAATGA
- a CDS encoding ribulose bisphosphate carboxylase small subunit: MQTLPKERRYETLSYLPPLSDAQIAKQVQYIISQGFIPAIEFNETSEPTELYWTMWKLPLFGAKTAQEVLSEVQSCRSQYGNCYVRVVGFDNIKQCQVMSFLVHKPSRY, encoded by the coding sequence ATGCAAACTTTACCTAAAGAGCGTCGTTACGAAACCCTTTCTTATCTTCCCCCTCTGTCTGACGCGCAAATTGCCAAGCAAGTTCAGTACATTATTTCACAAGGTTTCATTCCTGCAATTGAATTCAACGAAACTTCTGAACCTACAGAACTTTATTGGACAATGTGGAAGTTGCCTTTGTTCGGCGCTAAAACTGCTCAAGAAGTATTGAGTGAAGTTCAAAGTTGCCGTTCTCAGTATGGTAACTGCTACGTCCGTGTTGTTGGTTTTGACAACATTAAGCAGTGTCAAGTTATGAGCTTCCTTGTTCACAAACCCAGCAGATACTAA
- the panB gene encoding 3-methyl-2-oxobutanoate hydroxymethyltransferase has protein sequence MAVTTQQLTQWKQQGRAIVALTAWDYAIAQLLDLAGVDLILVGDSLAVVLGYETTLPITLDEMIHHAKAVRRGVKNALMVVDLPFLTYQESISQAMHSAGRVLKETGAQAVKLEGGYPAMVETITRLVQSGIPVMGHVGLTPQSIHQLGLRQQGKTQEEGERIFHEAIALEQAGVFAIVLEHIPTKLALQITEKLRIPTIGIGAGSSCDGQVLVTSDILGLSEKQPPFAKVYTNLRETITKAVQDYAVEVREGQFPK, from the coding sequence ATGGCAGTTACTACCCAACAATTAACTCAATGGAAACAACAGGGACGGGCGATTGTTGCGTTAACTGCCTGGGATTATGCGATCGCTCAACTTTTGGATCTAGCTGGTGTAGACTTGATCCTAGTTGGTGATTCTCTTGCCGTCGTCCTTGGTTATGAAACTACCTTACCAATAACTTTAGATGAAATGATCCATCATGCTAAAGCTGTGCGGCGTGGGGTCAAAAATGCTTTAATGGTAGTTGATTTACCATTTTTGACTTATCAAGAAAGTATTTCCCAAGCTATGCACTCCGCCGGTAGAGTGTTGAAGGAAACGGGGGCGCAAGCGGTAAAATTAGAAGGTGGCTATCCCGCAATGGTGGAAACCATTACCCGGTTAGTGCAGTCGGGGATTCCGGTTATGGGTCATGTGGGATTAACACCCCAATCAATTCATCAATTAGGGTTACGACAACAGGGAAAAACCCAGGAAGAAGGTGAGAGAATTTTTCATGAAGCGATCGCTCTCGAACAAGCTGGGGTTTTTGCGATAGTATTAGAACATATTCCTACAAAACTAGCACTGCAAATTACAGAAAAACTCCGTATTCCTACCATCGGCATCGGTGCAGGTTCTAGCTGTGATGGTCAAGTATTAGTCACTTCTGATATTCTCGGACTTTCGGAAAAACAACCACCATTCGCTAAGGTTTATACAAACTTACGAGAAACAATCACCAAAGCTGTACAAGATTATGCTGTGGAAGTGCGAGAAGGACAGTTTCCGAAATAA
- a CDS encoding DUF1517 domain-containing protein, with protein sequence MSKKIQGFFKPLFKTVFILSLVLTLAFSHANDALAARSGGRIGGGSFRMPSSRTYAPRTSMPGNGGYYAPYGGGFGFPFLLPLWGFGGGFGGLFGILIFFAMANFLVQTFRRVTSGETEEVSYSSNPSVSVTRLQVGLLAQARDLQPELNRIAETADTNSPAGRSEVLQEASLALLRHPEYWVYAGGGTQQAKLNSAESQFNRLSLAERSKFSEETLSNVNNQLKAVLSKEALSGEDNPTRLISEGPGEYIIVTLLAATLGKCEIPAINNADDLRQALRQIGSLSGEQLLAIEVLWTPQVEGDTLTSDDLFAEYPDLKLV encoded by the coding sequence ATGAGTAAAAAAATACAAGGATTCTTCAAACCCCTATTTAAAACCGTCTTTATCCTTAGCTTAGTGCTAACTTTAGCTTTTAGTCATGCTAATGATGCCTTAGCAGCCCGTAGTGGCGGCAGAATTGGCGGTGGTTCTTTTAGAATGCCTTCTAGCCGCACTTATGCACCTCGGACAAGTATGCCAGGTAATGGCGGCTACTATGCCCCTTATGGTGGTGGTTTTGGATTTCCGTTTCTTTTACCCTTATGGGGTTTCGGCGGTGGTTTTGGTGGGTTGTTTGGGATATTGATCTTTTTTGCAATGGCGAATTTTTTAGTCCAAACCTTTCGCCGTGTCACCAGTGGAGAAACCGAAGAAGTCAGCTATAGCAGCAATCCCTCCGTGTCTGTCACCCGGTTACAAGTTGGTTTACTAGCCCAAGCAAGAGATTTACAACCCGAACTCAATCGCATTGCGGAAACTGCTGATACCAATAGCCCCGCAGGAAGAAGCGAAGTTTTACAAGAAGCTAGTTTGGCTTTATTGCGTCACCCTGAATACTGGGTATATGCAGGTGGTGGAACTCAACAAGCAAAACTAAATTCCGCAGAATCTCAATTTAATCGGTTGTCTTTAGCCGAACGCAGTAAATTTAGCGAAGAAACTCTCTCTAATGTCAATAACCAACTCAAGGCTGTTTTAAGTAAAGAAGCTTTATCTGGTGAAGATAATCCCACTCGTTTGATTAGTGAAGGACCAGGAGAATATATTATCGTCACCTTATTAGCAGCGACTTTGGGTAAATGTGAAATTCCCGCTATTAATAATGCTGATGATTTGCGTCAAGCCTTACGTCAAATTGGTAGTCTTTCCGGTGAACAACTGTTAGCAATTGAAGTTTTGTGGACTCCCCAAGTAGAAGGAGATACACTGACATCAGATGATTTGTTTGCGGAATATCCTGATTTGAAATTGGTTTAA
- a CDS encoding type II toxin-antitoxin system Phd/YefM family antitoxin, with translation MQQITVNEASQHLSDFIEAALGGDEIIIMKDNQPVVKLIPVLPIKHRRQPGSAKGMVTMADDFDAPLEDFQEYM, from the coding sequence ATGCAACAAATTACTGTTAATGAAGCATCTCAACACTTATCTGATTTCATTGAAGCAGCACTTGGTGGTGATGAAATTATCATCATGAAAGATAATCAGCCTGTAGTGAAATTAATTCCTGTATTACCAATTAAACATCGTCGTCAACCTGGTAGTGCTAAAGGAATGGTAACAATGGCTGATGATTTTGATGCACCTTTAGAAGATTTTCAGGAATATATGTGA
- a CDS encoding glycoside hydrolase family protein: MPSKLNLNSGETLQKGATGSQVRQLQEILKALNLNPGTIDGDFGNNTVKAVKQFQSQKGLEADGVVGKNTQNALNNALGQATTSAASSTSSPTVSAPTKGFGGTTGKLPLPAIPLIKQFEGLFLKAYPDPLSGNLPITIGYGSTKKRDGSNWKLGESITQQEADDLLMLQLENSYLPPLQKIPVWNELNANQQGALLSFGYNLGANFYGSSNFSSMTRVLRDKKWDEIEETFLKYRNPGSNVEAGLKRRRQAEAKLFLTPVS, encoded by the coding sequence ATGCCTAGCAAATTAAATCTCAATAGCGGTGAAACTCTCCAGAAAGGTGCCACAGGATCACAAGTTCGACAACTCCAAGAAATCTTAAAAGCACTGAATCTAAATCCAGGAACAATAGATGGTGATTTTGGCAATAATACTGTCAAAGCCGTTAAACAATTTCAAAGTCAAAAAGGGCTTGAAGCAGATGGTGTAGTCGGAAAAAATACTCAAAATGCTTTAAATAATGCTCTTGGACAAGCAACAACAAGCGCAGCATCATCTACATCATCCCCTACTGTAAGCGCCCCTACAAAAGGTTTTGGTGGGACAACTGGAAAACTACCACTTCCAGCAATTCCTCTCATTAAACAGTTTGAAGGTCTTTTTTTAAAGGCTTATCCAGATCCCCTGAGTGGTAATTTACCTATCACCATTGGTTACGGTTCCACTAAAAAAAGAGATGGTAGTAACTGGAAATTAGGTGAAAGCATCACTCAACAAGAAGCAGATGATTTATTGATGCTTCAGCTAGAGAATAGCTATCTACCACCTCTGCAAAAAATTCCTGTTTGGAATGAGTTAAACGCCAATCAACAGGGTGCTTTATTAAGTTTTGGTTATAACTTGGGTGCTAACTTCTATGGTAGTTCCAACTTCTCAAGCATGACTAGAGTTTTGAGAGATAAAAAGTGGGATGAAATTGAAGAAACTTTTCTAAAATACAGAAATCCTGGTAGCAATGTAGAAGCAGGATTGAAACGGAGAAGACAAGCAGAAGCTAAACTATTTTTAACTCCTGTTAGCTAA
- a CDS encoding BCD family MFS transporter, translating into MAMDDTFDTPNQSFSIPKVNILTMFRLGLFQMGLSMMSILTLGVLNRVMIQEIAVPATIGSLVLAIPYFIAPTRILFGQMSDAKPFLGYHRTAYVWGGAGIFAIAAFLAVQVMWQLNAANIGDKWTWTTQTIGWTAVLGFVFAIYGLAICASGTAFAALLVDISEEDNRSQVVGIVWSMLMVGIIVGAIISSSLLKELSTNAPLETLQAAINRLFIIVPSIVFSLAIVATVGVENKYSRFLNRANKGNREDGITLKGAWKILTASPQTGLFFAFLLVMTISLFMQDPILEPYAGQVFKMPLAESTKLNVFYGTGILISYGITGFFIVPRLGKKRTIKLGCILVAVAALLIGFSGFSANPSLLKSTLVLFGLSTGFVTTAAVTLMLDLTIAEAAGTFIGAWGLAQSLSRGIATVIGGTVLDLGRKFLPDNLVLAYGMVFLLEAVGMLISIWFLNRVNVTEFQTNTKQVLASVLESDLDN; encoded by the coding sequence ATGGCAATGGATGATACATTTGACACCCCAAATCAATCCTTCTCTATCCCCAAAGTCAATATTTTGACGATGTTTCGGCTAGGATTGTTTCAAATGGGGTTGAGTATGATGTCTATCTTGACTCTGGGAGTGCTTAACCGCGTCATGATTCAGGAAATCGCAGTTCCGGCAACTATAGGTAGTTTAGTATTAGCAATACCTTATTTTATAGCACCGACAAGGATTTTATTTGGGCAAATGTCCGACGCTAAACCCTTCTTAGGTTATCATCGCACGGCTTATGTGTGGGGAGGAGCAGGAATATTTGCGATCGCTGCATTTTTAGCGGTACAAGTAATGTGGCAGTTAAATGCGGCTAATATTGGTGATAAGTGGACATGGACTACCCAAACAATCGGTTGGACAGCGGTTCTCGGTTTCGTGTTCGCAATTTACGGTTTAGCCATTTGCGCTAGTGGTACAGCATTTGCAGCTTTATTAGTTGATATTTCCGAAGAAGACAACCGTTCCCAAGTTGTGGGGATTGTTTGGTCAATGTTAATGGTAGGGATTATAGTAGGGGCAATTATCAGTTCCAGCTTATTAAAGGAATTAAGCACAAACGCACCTCTAGAAACTTTACAAGCGGCAATTAATCGTCTATTTATAATTGTTCCCAGCATCGTTTTTAGTTTAGCAATTGTGGCAACTGTAGGGGTTGAAAACAAATATTCCCGTTTCTTAAACCGTGCCAATAAAGGAAATCGGGAAGATGGTATCACCTTAAAAGGTGCTTGGAAAATTTTAACAGCTAGTCCCCAAACAGGCTTATTTTTCGCATTTTTATTAGTGATGACTATTAGCTTGTTTATGCAAGATCCCATTTTAGAACCTTATGCAGGGCAAGTATTTAAAATGCCCCTAGCAGAAAGTACCAAACTCAACGTTTTTTACGGTACAGGGATATTAATTTCCTATGGAATCACAGGTTTTTTCATTGTTCCCCGTTTGGGTAAAAAAAGGACTATAAAGTTAGGTTGTATCTTAGTAGCAGTTGCCGCTTTATTAATAGGGTTTTCCGGATTTTCCGCAAATCCATCTCTCCTAAAATCAACTTTAGTTTTATTTGGTTTATCTACTGGTTTTGTCACTACCGCAGCCGTTACTTTAATGTTAGACTTAACAATTGCTGAAGCCGCAGGTACATTTATTGGTGCTTGGGGACTTGCCCAGTCTTTATCTAGAGGCATTGCTACGGTAATTGGTGGTACTGTTTTAGATTTAGGACGCAAGTTTTTACCCGATAATTTGGTCTTAGCTTATGGCATGGTATTTCTATTAGAAGCTGTGGGAATGTTGATATCAATTTGGTTTTTGAATCGAGTCAATGTTACAGAATTTCAAACTAACACAAAACAAGTTTTAGCCTCTGTTCTCGAAAGTGACTTAGATAATTAA
- a CDS encoding ribulose bisphosphate carboxylase small subunit produces the protein MSYYIAPSFLDKLAVHITKNFLNIPGIRVPLILGIHGRKGEGKTFQCELVFEKMGIEVTLISGGELESPDAGDPARLIRLRYRETAELIKVRGKMCVLMINDLDAGAGRFDEGTQYTVNTQLVNATLMNIADNPTDVQLPGSYDSNPLCRVPIIVTGNDFSTLYAPLIRDGRMDKFYWEPNRDDKIGIVGGIFAEDGLSQREVEQFVDTFPHQSIDFFSALRSRIYDEQIRNFIHQIGFENVSLRVVNSLDGPPAFKKPDFTLSHLIESGKFMVGEQKRVETSHLVDEYNRLNRGKASQASLPVVESPVSKPTINQPTHLSLETQEQVRQILSQGCKIGIEHVDERRFRTGSWQSCGSFNIDAHSDAISTLESCLSEYNGEYVRLVGIDPQAKRRIVETIIQRPNGK, from the coding sequence ATGAGTTACTACATTGCGCCTAGTTTTCTTGATAAACTTGCAGTTCATATCACCAAAAACTTCTTAAATATTCCTGGGATTCGCGTTCCTCTAATTTTAGGTATTCATGGACGCAAAGGTGAGGGGAAAACTTTTCAATGCGAATTAGTCTTTGAAAAAATGGGTATCGAAGTCACCTTAATATCTGGAGGAGAATTAGAAAGTCCAGATGCAGGAGATCCAGCGCGATTGATACGTCTGCGTTATCGGGAAACAGCAGAATTAATCAAGGTACGAGGGAAAATGTGCGTACTGATGATTAATGATTTAGATGCCGGTGCAGGACGTTTTGACGAAGGAACTCAATATACAGTAAATACTCAGTTGGTAAATGCCACATTGATGAATATTGCTGATAATCCCACAGATGTGCAGTTACCCGGAAGTTATGATTCCAATCCTTTATGTCGTGTACCAATTATTGTGACTGGCAATGATTTTTCTACTCTCTATGCACCATTAATTCGTGATGGGAGAATGGATAAATTTTATTGGGAACCAAACCGCGATGATAAAATAGGAATTGTCGGCGGAATTTTTGCAGAAGATGGACTTTCACAACGAGAAGTTGAACAATTTGTTGATACTTTTCCCCATCAATCTATTGACTTTTTTAGTGCTTTGCGTTCTCGGATTTATGATGAACAAATTCGTAACTTTATCCATCAAATTGGCTTTGAAAATGTCTCTTTACGAGTTGTTAATAGTTTAGACGGTCCACCAGCATTTAAAAAGCCAGATTTTACACTCTCTCATTTAATTGAGTCTGGTAAATTTATGGTTGGTGAACAAAAACGGGTAGAAACTTCTCATTTAGTAGATGAATATAATCGTTTAAATCGCGGTAAAGCGTCTCAAGCAAGTTTACCTGTTGTGGAAAGTCCAGTTAGCAAACCTACAATTAATCAACCTACTCATTTAAGTTTAGAAACTCAAGAACAAGTTCGCCAAATTTTATCTCAAGGTTGTAAAATTGGCATTGAACACGTTGATGAACGACGGTTTCGGACAGGTTCTTGGCAAAGTTGTGGTTCTTTTAATATTGATGCCCATTCCGATGCTATTTCTACTTTAGAATCTTGTTTATCTGAATATAACGGTGAATATGTGCGTTTGGTAGGAATTGATCCACAAGCAAAACGACGAATAGTAGAAACGATTATTCAACGTCCCAATGGTAAGTAA
- a CDS encoding DUF6887 family protein: MMKPNFVQMSRSELKDYVRRHPRDWEALNILVSRRTPDSEATWYAPMVTAEGIPIEENVRLAEEAIQERITLENQKRVH; encoded by the coding sequence ATGATGAAACCTAATTTTGTTCAAATGTCGAGGTCTGAGTTGAAAGACTATGTACGTAGACATCCCCGTGATTGGGAGGCTTTGAATATTCTAGTGAGTCGTCGTACTCCTGATTCAGAAGCTACATGGTATGCGCCAATGGTGACAGCAGAAGGTATACCAATAGAAGAAAATGTCCGGTTAGCAGAAGAAGCTATTCAGGAACGAATTACCTTAGAGAACCAAAAAAGAGTCCATTAA